A segment of the Candidatus Pelagisphaera phototrophica genome:
TGGCTTCCTGGGATAAGTTACTAGAAAATCGATTCTTAAAAGCAGCCGCTCAACTCGAAATACCTGCCTAGGGTTGCCGCGTAACTTTGATCGGCATCCACACATTCGAGGGACTGGCCTATTCGCTTTCTCGCTTAAGGTCTCGGTTCATCAAGTCGCTCAGCGCTTCCAGAGGCACCTTGTTTTCATAAAGAATGCGATACACCTGCTCCAAAATTGGAGCCTCGATGCCATTGCTTTGCAGAAGCTGATGAAATGATCGGGATGTACGGTACCCCTCCACTGCTGTTTTCTGATTTTCGAGAATCCTGCTAGCCGAGCCTCCCAGACTAATCGATTCCCCGAACTTACGGTTTCGGCTCCAGGAACCATGGCATGTCGCCACCAAGTCGCCAAATCCACTCAGTCCGTAAAACGTATCCGCTTTAGCTCCGAAAGTGCTCCCGACTCGCACCATTTCCGCAAGGGTACGGGTGAGAAGAGCCGCGAGCGCATTGTCACCGAGATTCAAACCCTGACAGCAACCTGCCGCGATGGCGTAGACATTCTTCATACAGCCCCCCAGTTCAACCCCTTTCAAGTCCTCACTTAGATAAATCCGCATGCTTTTTCCGCTGAGAGCCTCTTGCGTCGACTGAACAATTGGCTCGAGCGATTCCGATGCAAGCGTCATTGCGGCAGGTTTTCCTTCCGCTACTTCTCCCGCAAAAGTAGGCCCCGAAAGACAACCAACAAGTTGATCGGGCAAGGCTTCCTTAATAATCTCACAGGGCGTCTTACCCGAATTAATCTCCAGCCCCTTTGCCAAAGACACAAAAAAACGTCGTTCCCCTGACGCTACCAACCCGCGAATTCGATCCATCCAGTCACGAACTCCATTTGAGGGCACACCTAGAAATACCAATCGGGCACCCCCAAGCGCATCCTCATCGGAAGATGTCACGCTCACATTCTCCGGCAATTTAAAACCTGGCAGATAGTCGCGATTTTCTCTTGATTCCCGCATGAGATCCGCTTGCTCGCTCCGCCGCGGCAATAGCGATACCGTGTGACCCTGCCGCGATAAATGGAATGCCATGGCCGTCCCCCATGCACCCGCACCGCAGATCGCGACTTTAGATTCTTCCGACATTGTTGAGTTTCTACCAATCGACTTGAGCCGATGGCAACCAGCGAAACACTAACATTACATTTTTGAGCCATGGATATCTCGAGTCAAAAAGCCCCCTTCAAAAGCGTGGACCCTCCATCTCTTCATAAAGAATCCAACTCAAAATGTGTACTTTTGACCCAAATCGACCCTAATTAACCTGAATTTTGAACGTAAACAACTGATTAACGTCTTCCTAATATAGCACTAGAGCCCTGCGATAAACCAATGTTCAATTTCCTGTCTTATTTGCTTCGAAAAAAGCGTATCAAAAACGATGTGCTGCTCGATAGCAGTTCCGACGATTCTAGGATACAAAACGCCCAGTTCGTAAGCTTTCTTCAAAAGAGTGGTTTCCGAAAACGGCAACTGGACCGGCACGAAAGAGCTAAGCGTTTCAAGAAATTTGTAGCCGTAGCATTCTGCTGGATTATTTTCGGTGGCGTACTGTGGGTCGTTGTTGAAAGCACCCAAGCACTTGAGCGTTTCTGAACACGGCAATCAACGGATTGCTTAATTGGGAAGCACCGGCGCTTTTCTAAAGCGATTTGGCTTTGAACAGGTTCTTAACGCTCGCGGACACGTAGTCGCGATTCAGTTTGGAGATAAACTCTTCGCTGATCAGCTTAGGACAAGCTGCCGAGCACTCGTACTGGTTCGTGCAATTACCGAATCCCGCTTCATCC
Coding sequences within it:
- a CDS encoding NAD(P)H-dependent glycerol-3-phosphate dehydrogenase, whose amino-acid sequence is MSEESKVAICGAGAWGTAMAFHLSRQGHTVSLLPRRSEQADLMRESRENRDYLPGFKLPENVSVTSSDEDALGGARLVFLGVPSNGVRDWMDRIRGLVASGERRFFVSLAKGLEINSGKTPCEIIKEALPDQLVGCLSGPTFAGEVAEGKPAAMTLASESLEPIVQSTQEALSGKSMRIYLSEDLKGVELGGCMKNVYAIAAGCCQGLNLGDNALAALLTRTLAEMVRVGSTFGAKADTFYGLSGFGDLVATCHGSWSRNRKFGESISLGGSASRILENQKTAVEGYRTSRSFHQLLQSNGIEAPILEQVYRILYENKVPLEALSDLMNRDLKRESE